The proteins below are encoded in one region of Elusimicrobiales bacterium:
- a CDS encoding FkbM family methyltransferase, translated as MKIFPLYLLSNRIKHLFVRCFCPDTHLIADCRKYGLKFKFHALDGVGRDIYYKYGVYSEDDITEFLLKTLNITDSDIILDVGANLGWYSLTLSHAANPAVFAFEPEPHNYQLLSDNIKLNGKTNIHPQNMAVDKTPGTKTLYLYKKCNLGRHSLIKSRKSVGSVEVEATTIDAFAARQLQGKRIKLLKIDTEGNELNVLLGAKATLPQIDNILSEFSPAIISGLNQNPRDFIDLLEQQGFKPSEISDEGRLTVADIPAMLQNPAKARNIFWTRNHPAT; from the coding sequence ATGAAGATATTCCCTTTGTATTTGCTGTCCAACAGAATCAAGCATTTGTTTGTGCGGTGTTTTTGTCCCGACACGCATTTAATTGCGGATTGCAGGAAATACGGCCTGAAATTCAAATTCCATGCGCTGGACGGCGTGGGGCGGGACATTTACTACAAATACGGCGTATACTCGGAAGACGATATAACGGAATTTTTGCTCAAAACGCTTAATATAACCGATAGTGATATTATTCTGGATGTCGGCGCAAATCTTGGATGGTATTCGCTGACGCTGTCCCATGCCGCGAATCCGGCGGTTTTCGCATTTGAGCCGGAGCCGCATAATTACCAGTTGCTTTCGGACAATATCAAACTCAACGGGAAAACCAATATACATCCGCAAAACATGGCAGTGGACAAGACCCCCGGAACGAAAACTTTGTATTTGTACAAAAAATGCAATCTGGGGAGGCACTCGCTGATAAAGAGCCGTAAATCGGTCGGCAGCGTGGAAGTTGAGGCAACAACCATAGACGCTTTCGCCGCCAGGCAGTTGCAGGGGAAAAGAATCAAATTGCTGAAAATAGACACCGAGGGCAACGAGCTTAACGTTCTGCTTGGCGCGAAAGCCACATTGCCGCAGATAGACAACATCCTTTCCGAGTTTTCTCCGGCCATAATATCCGGTTTGAATCAAAATCCGCGGGATTTTATTGATTTGCTTGAGCAGCAGGGATTCAAACCGTCTGAGATTTCAGACGAGGGCAGATTAACCGTTGCCGATATTCCCGCAATGCTGCAAAATCCCGCGAAGGCCCGCAATATTTTCTGGACAAGAAATCACCCCGCAACCTGA
- a CDS encoding phage tail protein: protein MGTVIMFASSTCPSGYLAADGADISTTTYSALFAVTGYTFGGSGGNFRTPNMQGVFARGYDAAGSTDTARAFGSFQEDEIKAHAHTINLYNHAADAGGGTPASSYGSGTENTTSLVGGTETRPKNIALQHCVRY, encoded by the coding sequence GTGGGAACTGTAATAATGTTCGCGTCCAGCACATGTCCGTCCGGTTATCTCGCCGCCGACGGCGCGGATATTTCCACAACCACCTATTCCGCGCTGTTTGCGGTTACGGGCTACACATTCGGCGGCTCCGGCGGGAATTTCAGGACGCCCAATATGCAGGGCGTTTTCGCGCGCGGCTATGACGCGGCAGGCTCAACCGATACCGCCCGCGCATTTGGAAGTTTTCAGGAAGATGAGATAAAAGCACATGCGCACACTATAAATCTATACAATCATGCCGCCGACGCTGGTGGTGGTACTCCAGCGTCAAGTTACGGCAGCGGAACTGAAAACACGACATCATTGGTCGGTGGCACGGAGACACGCCCCAAAAATATCGCGTTGCAGCACTGCGTCAGGTATTAG
- a CDS encoding class I SAM-dependent methyltransferase: MNKLDVGCGRNKLAGYMGLDIAALPSVDIVHDVNVTPWPVADNSCDAVCMRHLIEHCDSIPRVMEEVHRILIPGGIVEIVTPHYTDTISWKDITHKWHLSTKSFEYFEPDNGTSYYSKARFETVDSYVELANPFRYAGLEFLVNLQRKSGVWRFFRRWWELYLCFVIRGKTMHFKLKALK; this comes from the coding sequence ATGAATAAGCTGGATGTCGGATGTGGCAGGAACAAGCTTGCCGGTTATATGGGTTTGGATATAGCTGCGTTGCCAAGTGTTGACATAGTTCACGATGTCAATGTTACGCCATGGCCAGTTGCGGATAATTCATGCGATGCTGTTTGCATGCGGCATCTTATTGAGCATTGCGACAGCATCCCGCGCGTCATGGAGGAAGTGCATAGAATTCTGATTCCAGGCGGCATCGTTGAGATAGTAACGCCGCATTATACCGACACTATAAGCTGGAAAGACATCACGCACAAATGGCATTTAAGCACCAAATCCTTTGAATACTTTGAGCCGGACAATGGCACCAGCTACTACAGCAAAGCCAGATTTGAAACAGTTGACAGTTACGTTGAGCTTGCCAATCCTTTCAGATACGCGGGATTGGAATTTCTGGTAAATCTTCAGCGAAAAAGCGGGGTTTGGAGATTTTTCAGGCGATGGTGGGAATTATATCTCTGCTTTGTGATTCGCGGCAAAACCATGCATTTCAAACTTAAGGCTTTGAAATAG
- a CDS encoding polysaccharide deacetylase family protein produces MPARTVLITFDDGYADNWICAYPLLKRYGFTASVFVTTGRVINAPARKTISEGGQPPPFTGQHAGAFLSWEELRRMAESGVFEIGSHTRTHNDFNKHKSWPDMPAELVDSANEIFEKTGNRPDTLSWPWGYSTPELAKCALDVGYKMAFAAKPGSNTPRTDKFFVRRFTVRMGDVNWLARRLWLYSHPLLASAYGSMYRIV; encoded by the coding sequence TTGCCGGCGCGTACCGTATTGATTACTTTTGACGATGGTTATGCGGACAACTGGATATGCGCATATCCTCTGCTTAAACGTTACGGTTTCACCGCCTCCGTGTTTGTCACAACCGGAAGAGTAATCAATGCTCCGGCGCGCAAAACCATTTCCGAAGGCGGACAGCCGCCGCCCTTCACAGGCCAGCATGCGGGGGCATTCCTTTCGTGGGAGGAATTGCGCCGTATGGCTGAATCCGGAGTCTTTGAAATCGGCTCGCATACCCGAACGCACAATGATTTCAATAAACACAAAAGCTGGCCGGATATGCCCGCGGAACTGGTTGATTCCGCAAATGAAATTTTTGAAAAAACAGGGAATCGCCCCGACACATTGTCCTGGCCCTGGGGCTATTCCACTCCGGAACTTGCGAAATGCGCGCTGGACGTCGGATACAAGATGGCATTTGCCGCAAAACCGGGATCCAACACGCCGCGAACCGATAAATTCTTTGTGCGCCGATTCACCGTAAGAATGGGGGATGTCAACTGGCTGGCGCGACGTCTCTGGTTATATAGCCACCCCTTGCTAGCTTCAGCCTACGGCTCCATGTACAGGATAGTGTGA
- a CDS encoding phage tail protein: MMFASSACPAGYLAADGADISTTTYSALFAVTGYTFGGSGGNFRTPNMQGVFARGFF, from the coding sequence ATGATGTTCGCGTCAAGCGCCTGTCCTGCCGGTTATCTCGCCGCCGACGGCGCGGATATATCCACGACGACATATTCCGCGCTGTTTGCGGTAACCGGCTACACATTCGGCGGCTCCGGCGGGAATTTCAGGACGCCCAATATGCAGGGCGTTTTCGCGCGCGGTTTCTTCTGA
- a CDS encoding DUF2142 domain-containing protein, which produces MDTLDSLLIAMDGAVRKAPAKVFFAGFVLCGLFFIALMPPYQTPDEPAHLLRACRMLQGEILPAAGAPHGAFVPEVKAVSYLPWQMNARFSLEKLREIIKTSPPLDARAAALPSADPKDEAEKFFTPTLYSPAAYAPVIAALVAAKLFSLLSAAAVFAAGFAVVSRAFTARERLLYAVAAFLPMNIHQSAACSADGVTLSLSFLATALGLAMFASDEEGKPHALFLCVSALLGLCKYVYIVIPFALETAWLLKAPAKRIARAAGFAAAVIVPAALWAAVVNGYMPHVGVPAEQAGRLLHPLAAFAAALKTCFRCSYMQGLIANFGWYDAPAPRFNIQLYFCAMLITASAYSARAALPHLAGWAAIICLYCAIMLLQIIAPFIGGDAQGRYFLPMMPLLLLSVPRFIKLSERGMRLLCAFTAAHWLYFFLYACLYSAVWSRYWSAPLQ; this is translated from the coding sequence ATGGACACTCTGGATTCTCTGCTTATTGCGATGGACGGAGCCGTGCGCAAGGCTCCGGCTAAAGTGTTTTTTGCGGGATTTGTCCTTTGCGGGCTGTTTTTTATTGCGCTGATGCCGCCGTATCAGACGCCGGATGAGCCGGCCCATCTGCTGCGCGCTTGTAGAATGCTGCAGGGGGAAATTCTGCCCGCCGCCGGCGCGCCGCACGGAGCTTTTGTGCCGGAGGTGAAGGCCGTATCCTATCTGCCCTGGCAGATGAATGCGCGGTTTTCGCTTGAAAAACTGCGCGAAATCATTAAAACCAGCCCGCCGCTGGACGCGCGGGCCGCCGCGCTGCCTTCCGCCGACCCGAAGGACGAGGCGGAAAAATTCTTCACCCCCACGCTTTACAGCCCGGCGGCATATGCGCCGGTTATCGCGGCGCTGGTTGCCGCCAAGCTGTTTTCGCTTTTGTCCGCGGCGGCGGTGTTTGCGGCGGGATTTGCCGTCGTCTCGCGCGCTTTCACGGCGCGGGAGCGGCTGCTTTACGCCGTCGCCGCTTTTCTGCCGATGAATATCCACCAGAGCGCGGCTTGCAGCGCGGACGGCGTGACGCTTTCACTGTCATTTCTTGCAACCGCGCTGGGACTGGCTATGTTTGCCTCGGACGAAGAGGGAAAGCCGCACGCGCTCTTCCTGTGCGTTTCGGCGCTGCTGGGGCTTTGCAAGTATGTTTATATCGTCATTCCCTTCGCGCTGGAAACCGCATGGCTGCTGAAAGCGCCCGCAAAACGCATTGCGCGGGCGGCGGGGTTTGCCGCAGCCGTCATCGTGCCGGCGGCGTTGTGGGCGGCGGTTGTGAACGGATACATGCCGCATGTGGGTGTCCCGGCGGAGCAGGCCGGCAGGCTGCTGCACCCGCTGGCGGCGTTTGCGGCGGCGCTTAAAACCTGTTTCAGATGTTCGTATATGCAGGGGCTTATAGCGAATTTCGGCTGGTATGACGCGCCCGCGCCCAGATTCAACATACAGCTTTATTTCTGCGCGATGCTGATTACCGCCTCGGCTTATTCGGCGCGGGCGGCGCTGCCGCATCTGGCGGGCTGGGCAGCGATTATATGTCTTTACTGCGCGATAATGCTGCTTCAGATAATAGCGCCGTTTATAGGAGGCGACGCGCAGGGCAGATATTTCCTGCCCATGATGCCGCTGCTGCTGTTGTCCGTCCCAAGATTTATAAAACTCTCCGAACGCGGCATGAGGTTGCTTTGCGCCTTCACCGCGGCGCACTGGCTGTATTTCTTTTTATACGCCTGCCTGTATTCCGCTGTCTGGAGCAGATACTGGTCCGCTCCGCTGCAATAA
- a CDS encoding FAD-dependent oxidoreductase, whose protein sequence is METIILGGGLAGVSLACYLDGKSVILEAEDRAGGLCRSFPFCGGYFDIGPHILFSKNEAALKELLASADTERLRRSNRIFHNGRFVKYPFENELSALAPEERDRCLREFLDNPYRDYPARNMLQFFLKTFGEGITRLYLQPYNEKIWKFDPAFMDTQMVERIPRPPDGDIRKSAAGEATEGYLHQLYFNYPRAGGIESVVRGFLARAGGKTSLRAPVRIKSVSKSGGQWVVDTDCGEFRASRLVNCMPLHELFRYIDAPSQVKTSLSALKYNSIHIVVLRAGKDGIGDNFAVNIADRDIIFHRLSRLNFLGEKYAPEGGGAALMAEITFRPESDIASWPPERLIARVKEDLAKLSLAGDITDAVCKTFKYAYVIYDLEHKKNKTAVIGWLESQGITCCGRFAEFEYLNMDAVVASAIAAAGKLCKK, encoded by the coding sequence ATGGAGACCATAATCCTTGGCGGCGGGCTGGCTGGCGTTTCGCTGGCCTGTTACCTGGACGGCAAATCCGTCATACTGGAAGCGGAGGACCGCGCCGGCGGCCTTTGCCGCAGCTTTCCATTCTGCGGCGGGTATTTTGACATAGGGCCGCATATACTTTTTTCCAAAAACGAGGCCGCGCTGAAGGAACTGCTGGCCTCGGCTGACACGGAGCGGCTGCGCCGCTCCAACAGAATCTTCCACAACGGGCGGTTTGTTAAGTATCCGTTTGAAAACGAGTTGTCCGCCCTTGCGCCGGAGGAGAGGGACCGCTGCCTCCGCGAATTTCTGGACAATCCCTACCGCGATTATCCGGCGCGGAACATGCTGCAATTTTTTCTTAAAACTTTCGGCGAGGGGATAACCCGCCTCTACCTCCAGCCCTATAACGAGAAAATCTGGAAATTCGACCCCGCATTCATGGACACGCAGATGGTGGAGCGCATCCCCCGCCCGCCGGACGGGGATATACGCAAATCCGCCGCCGGGGAGGCTACCGAGGGCTATCTGCACCAGCTTTATTTCAACTATCCGCGCGCGGGGGGAATAGAATCCGTAGTGCGCGGTTTCCTGGCGCGGGCGGGGGGGAAAACCTCGCTGCGCGCGCCGGTCAGAATCAAATCCGTCTCAAAATCCGGCGGGCAATGGGTTGTGGATACCGACTGCGGCGAGTTTCGTGCCTCCCGGCTGGTCAACTGCATGCCGCTGCACGAGCTTTTCAGGTATATTGACGCGCCGTCGCAGGTGAAAACCTCGCTGTCCGCGCTGAAATACAATTCAATACATATCGTGGTCCTGCGCGCCGGAAAAGACGGCATCGGCGATAATTTCGCCGTCAACATAGCCGACAGGGATATAATTTTCCACCGGCTCAGCAGGCTTAATTTTCTGGGGGAGAAATACGCCCCCGAAGGCGGCGGCGCCGCGCTTATGGCGGAGATAACATTCCGTCCGGAAAGCGACATCGCCTCCTGGCCGCCGGAGCGGCTGATAGCGCGGGTGAAAGAGGATTTGGCAAAGCTCTCTCTGGCGGGCGATATTACGGACGCGGTTTGCAAAACCTTCAAGTACGCCTATGTCATTTACGATTTGGAGCATAAAAAGAACAAAACCGCGGTCATAGGCTGGCTGGAAAGCCAGGGCATAACCTGCTGCGGCAGGTTCGCGGAGTTTGAATATCTCAACATGGACGCCGTGGTCGCAAGCGCGATTGCGGCGGCGGGAAAACTATGCAAAAAATAA
- a CDS encoding glycosyltransferase family 2 protein, with translation MQKIKLSVVMPSFNEEGAVPLMIESIRKNTADYDTEILLVDSSKDRTPEIAAKMGARVVSQPPRGHGIALRTALESASGDIIITSDCDNTYPMEYIPRLVRLVCEEGYDIVSCCRMTKELGKEMPAMNKFGNWMFAFLVRTLYGINVHDVTTGMFCMKKNVVSAVRFETNYSLPCEIITRSVRAGFRHKEIEIPYRLRVGEVTLNRWRSGKAYLKCIFNYRFGLGFSPEQL, from the coding sequence ATGCAAAAAATAAAACTGTCCGTTGTGATGCCCAGTTTCAATGAAGAAGGCGCGGTTCCGCTGATGATAGAGTCCATCAGGAAAAACACCGCGGATTACGACACCGAAATACTGCTGGTGGACAGCAGCAAGGACCGCACCCCGGAAATAGCGGCGAAAATGGGCGCGCGCGTCGTCTCCCAGCCGCCGCGCGGCCACGGCATAGCGCTGCGGACCGCGCTGGAAAGCGCCTCCGGCGATATTATCATAACCTCCGACTGCGACAATACCTATCCGATGGAGTATATCCCACGGCTGGTCCGCCTTGTCTGCGAGGAGGGTTATGATATAGTCTCCTGCTGCCGGATGACGAAAGAGCTTGGCAAAGAAATGCCGGCAATGAACAAATTCGGCAACTGGATGTTCGCTTTTCTGGTGCGGACGCTTTACGGGATAAACGTTCATGATGTTACCACCGGCATGTTCTGCATGAAGAAAAACGTCGTCTCCGCCGTGCGGTTTGAGACGAATTATTCGCTGCCTTGCGAGATAATAACCCGCTCCGTCCGAGCGGGGTTCAGGCATAAGGAGATAGAAATTCCCTACCGCCTGCGCGTGGGCGAGGTTACACTCAACCGCTGGCGCAGCGGCAAGGCGTATCTGAAGTGCATTTTCAATTACAGGTTCGGCCTCGGCTTCAGCCCGGAGCAGTTATGA
- a CDS encoding NAD-dependent epimerase/dehydratase family protein, translating into MKILVTGGAGFIGSHVSDRLLEAGHSVVCADDLSLGRKTNIAACLGNARFEFVKADVSRPAALRRIFAAHKFGCVFHLAANSDIQAGIKDPGIDMRRTFATTSALLEAMRARGVKQLVFASTSAVYGEADRPMAEDCGPLVPVSHYGAAKLASEAWISSYCANCGIKSWIVRFPNVVGARATHGVIFDFVNRLRGNPRRLLILGDGKQRKPYLHVSDVVSGMIFVWKNAKENFNLYNLAGSGATTVDKIARFTAAAMKLGGVKFSYTGGARGWQGDVPRFDYDTAKLRRLGWKAALDSDSAVRLAACEIAGGAKHCSR; encoded by the coding sequence ATGAAAATACTGGTTACCGGCGGTGCGGGCTTTATCGGCAGCCATGTTTCGGACAGGCTGCTGGAGGCCGGGCATTCAGTCGTCTGCGCGGACGATTTGAGTCTGGGCCGCAAAACCAATATCGCGGCCTGTCTGGGCAATGCGCGCTTTGAGTTTGTAAAGGCGGATGTTTCGCGTCCCGCCGCGCTGCGGCGGATATTCGCCGCGCATAAGTTCGGCTGCGTTTTCCATCTGGCCGCAAATTCCGACATTCAGGCCGGAATAAAAGATCCCGGCATAGACATGCGCCGCACCTTCGCCACCACCTCCGCCCTGCTGGAAGCCATGCGCGCGCGCGGCGTCAAGCAGCTTGTTTTTGCCTCCACCTCGGCGGTGTACGGCGAGGCGGACCGGCCCATGGCCGAGGATTGCGGCCCGCTGGTTCCGGTTTCGCATTACGGCGCGGCAAAGCTGGCCTCCGAGGCGTGGATTTCCTCCTACTGCGCCAATTGCGGAATAAAAAGCTGGATAGTGCGTTTTCCCAATGTGGTTGGCGCGCGCGCCACTCACGGGGTGATATTTGATTTCGTCAACCGCCTGCGCGGGAATCCGCGCAGACTGCTTATTCTGGGAGACGGGAAACAGCGCAAGCCGTATCTGCATGTAAGCGACGTCGTCTCCGGCATGATTTTTGTCTGGAAAAACGCGAAGGAAAATTTCAACCTCTATAATCTTGCCGGAAGCGGCGCGACGACAGTGGATAAAATCGCGCGGTTTACCGCCGCCGCGATGAAGCTTGGCGGAGTAAAATTCAGCTACACCGGCGGCGCGCGCGGCTGGCAGGGCGATGTGCCGCGTTTTGACTATGACACCGCAAAACTCCGCCGGCTGGGGTGGAAAGCCGCGCTGGATTCGGATTCCGCCGTCAGGCTCGCCGCATGCGAAATAGCCGGCGGCGCAAAGCATTGCTCCAGATGA
- a CDS encoding HAD-IIIA family hydrolase, translated as MKAVILAGGKGTRLGELAAAMPKPLVPVAGVALLEHQLRLLARCGAEEVFILSGYLAGQIRDFAGDGGKYGLKIRHIAESAPLGTAGALRQMQGVAGGDFIVLYGDIMLDMDLRRLLDFHKAKAAACTLVIHPNDHPFDSDLVAVDGGSRITAVHSKPHQPGLWLRNLANTGVCVMSEAALNCIPEGVKSDFVHDILPGMVSRLPVYGYATPEYLKDIGTPERLAKAERDLLSGKIAAFNLKNKRRAVFLDRDGVINREKGLISRPEDFELLPGAAEAVSNINAAGFLAVVATNQPVVARSLCGIETVELIHRKMETLLGEKGAYLDAVYYCPHHPDKGYPGENAAYKIDCACRKPKPGMLLRAAAELNIDLSGSYMAGDSKRDLDCARAAGVKAIAVGGLSGGDIDCADLAAAAEIITGAGK; from the coding sequence ATGAAAGCCGTAATTCTGGCCGGCGGGAAAGGGACGCGGCTGGGCGAGCTGGCGGCTGCAATGCCAAAGCCGCTGGTCCCGGTGGCAGGTGTTGCGCTGCTTGAGCATCAGCTGCGGCTGCTTGCGCGCTGCGGGGCGGAGGAAGTTTTTATTTTAAGCGGCTACCTGGCGGGGCAAATCCGCGATTTCGCCGGGGACGGCGGGAAATACGGCCTGAAAATCCGGCATATCGCGGAAAGCGCGCCGCTTGGCACCGCCGGGGCTTTGCGCCAGATGCAGGGCGTGGCGGGGGGGGATTTCATCGTCCTCTACGGCGATATAATGCTGGACATGGATTTGCGCCGCCTTCTGGATTTTCATAAAGCCAAAGCCGCCGCCTGCACGCTGGTTATTCATCCCAACGACCATCCTTTTGACAGCGACCTTGTGGCTGTTGACGGCGGCAGCCGGATAACCGCCGTGCATTCAAAGCCGCATCAGCCGGGGCTGTGGCTGCGCAATCTTGCAAATACCGGCGTATGCGTCATGTCGGAGGCCGCGCTTAACTGCATCCCGGAAGGTGTGAAATCCGATTTTGTACACGATATATTGCCGGGCATGGTTTCGCGCCTGCCGGTTTACGGATACGCGACGCCGGAATATCTTAAAGACATTGGCACGCCGGAGCGGCTGGCAAAGGCGGAGCGGGACCTGCTTTCCGGCAAAATAGCCGCGTTCAATCTCAAAAACAAAAGGCGCGCCGTGTTCCTGGACCGCGACGGCGTCATCAACCGCGAAAAAGGCCTTATTTCCCGCCCGGAGGACTTTGAATTGCTGCCGGGCGCGGCGGAGGCCGTGAGCAACATCAACGCGGCGGGGTTTCTGGCGGTGGTCGCCACCAATCAGCCGGTGGTTGCGCGCAGCCTGTGCGGCATTGAAACCGTGGAGCTTATCCACCGCAAGATGGAGACGCTGCTTGGCGAAAAGGGCGCGTATCTGGATGCGGTGTATTACTGCCCCCATCACCCCGACAAAGGCTATCCCGGCGAGAATGCGGCTTATAAAATTGACTGCGCCTGCCGCAAACCCAAACCCGGAATGCTGCTGCGCGCCGCCGCGGAACTGAACATAGACCTTTCCGGCTCCTATATGGCCGGCGACAGCAAACGCGACCTTGACTGCGCCCGCGCCGCCGGGGTGAAAGCGATTGCCGTGGGCGGGCTTTCCGGCGGGGATATTGACTGCGCCGATCTTGCCGCAGCGGCGGAAATAATTACCGGGGCGGGCAAATGA